Proteins encoded together in one Priestia aryabhattai window:
- a CDS encoding Ger(x)C family spore germination protein, giving the protein MKRILILCTCLTFLTSCADRETIDEIQVVNSIGYDYIPQSNKVRGTILYPIYKYGPTEEPSIIAATANSSFDIPLRLNNKSSLPVAFGQLRSIVMGKEFATHGVDELVNTIARNPDLGRNIKLSIVDGNAHELLSSVTKKKIKDYQFISNLIEQNIRTENLPNTNLQIFLFSFFSDDRDPYLPVLTQEKDAIKLKGLALFKEQKVVTTVGMKETFLFKLLTSGTKHGRYSVKIKESDREGEIVLQNLRTKTKYEIKGNHQHPSIIAHLTIDGLVKEFPGWVDLTDPARIKMVEKKLQKDLEKDGDAFIKKLQQHKIDPICFTDYVRSKTRGFNSEKFKAQYPDLNIEVKARVHLIQTGISN; this is encoded by the coding sequence ATGAAGAGAATACTTATTTTATGCACTTGCCTTACTTTCTTAACGAGCTGTGCAGATCGTGAAACAATTGACGAAATTCAAGTAGTCAACTCCATAGGATATGATTATATTCCTCAAAGCAATAAAGTCAGAGGAACCATTTTATACCCTATCTATAAATACGGACCAACGGAAGAACCAAGTATTATTGCGGCTACTGCTAATTCATCATTTGATATTCCACTTCGTTTAAACAATAAATCATCTCTTCCAGTCGCTTTTGGGCAGCTAAGGAGCATCGTCATGGGAAAAGAATTTGCAACACATGGAGTGGATGAATTAGTAAATACAATTGCTAGAAATCCAGATCTTGGACGTAATATTAAATTAAGCATTGTAGATGGCAACGCACATGAATTATTGAGCTCTGTTACAAAAAAGAAAATTAAAGACTATCAGTTTATTTCTAATTTGATTGAACAAAATATCCGAACAGAAAATTTGCCTAACACCAATTTACAAATTTTTTTATTCAGTTTTTTTAGTGACGACCGCGACCCGTATCTTCCTGTTTTAACGCAAGAAAAAGATGCCATTAAATTAAAGGGCCTGGCACTGTTTAAAGAACAAAAAGTCGTTACAACCGTCGGAATGAAAGAAACATTTTTATTTAAGCTGCTAACAAGCGGAACAAAGCACGGCCGCTACTCGGTAAAAATTAAAGAGAGTGACCGTGAAGGCGAAATCGTGCTGCAAAACTTGCGCACCAAAACAAAGTATGAAATTAAAGGAAATCATCAACATCCAAGTATTATTGCACACTTAACTATCGATGGCCTTGTAAAAGAGTTTCCTGGATGGGTGGACTTAACAGACCCGGCTCGTATTAAAATGGTTGAAAAAAAGCTTCAAAAAGACCTTGAAAAAGATGGGGATGCATTTATTAAGAAACTTCAGCAGCATAAAATCGACCCCATTTGTTTTACAGATTATGTTCGAAGTAAAACACGTGGGTTTAACAGTGAAAAATTCAAAGCGCAATATCCGGATTTGAATATTGAGGTAAAAGCTCGCGTTCATCTTATTCAAACCGGGATTAGCAACTAG
- a CDS encoding spore germination protein produces MFKRLFKRKNADDQPKKSLDELIKQFKKSSDFTTLAIGSQHRKYIITYFKQLVNMQSVEDKILEPFQKLDFTLSSVHEVENVLPIEDISVTKDTKEILEKMLRGYVMFQLHKDDKLVALIKVQSFDTGFRKENETENEFSVVGPKIGFVEDLDVNLYLMRKTVISENLIFKELTVGNKSKTRVVLVYLEGVTNPQHVDTMTQRLEDIDFDVIFDSTMLDQLISDNSSTAFPLFLTTERIDRVLFSLLNGQAAFFSSGSPYAVTGPSTLLDFFISPEDYYLPWVLGSFFRVIRILGVFFSIFATPLYVAIVTYHYEMLPKDLLGPIIFSRTNVPFPPVIEVLFLEVTIELLREAGARLPTKVGQTLGIVGGIVIGQATVEAALTSNILLIIVSLTALASFTTPIFKMSNTIRLLRFPFILFATAFGLVGITFGFCFLLVHLLRLKSLGMPYLVPLFPFRPTEYRDTFLRLPYSHTAKRPSYLRPLERFRYNPNKANKAKRKSNLDNE; encoded by the coding sequence ATGTTTAAACGTTTATTTAAAAGAAAAAATGCAGACGATCAGCCCAAAAAATCATTGGATGAACTGATTAAACAATTTAAAAAATCGAGTGACTTTACAACATTAGCCATTGGCTCGCAGCATCGAAAATACATCATTACTTATTTTAAGCAGCTCGTAAACATGCAAAGTGTTGAAGATAAAATACTTGAACCTTTTCAAAAACTAGACTTCACATTAAGCAGTGTACATGAAGTCGAAAATGTTCTGCCGATTGAAGATATTTCAGTTACAAAAGATACAAAAGAAATTTTAGAAAAGATGCTGCGCGGCTATGTGATGTTTCAATTACATAAAGACGACAAGCTAGTAGCTCTTATTAAAGTTCAAAGCTTTGATACAGGGTTTCGGAAAGAAAATGAAACGGAAAATGAGTTCAGCGTCGTCGGTCCTAAAATTGGTTTTGTGGAGGATTTAGATGTCAATCTCTATTTAATGAGAAAAACGGTCATTTCCGAAAACCTTATTTTTAAAGAACTCACCGTAGGAAATAAATCGAAAACACGCGTCGTGCTTGTTTACTTAGAAGGCGTAACGAACCCTCAGCACGTAGACACCATGACCCAGCGCCTTGAAGATATAGATTTCGACGTCATTTTTGATAGTACAATGCTTGATCAATTAATTTCCGATAATTCTTCTACGGCGTTTCCGCTCTTTTTAACAACAGAACGCATTGATCGAGTTCTGTTTAGTCTGTTAAACGGGCAAGCTGCCTTCTTTTCGAGCGGTTCCCCTTACGCAGTTACGGGACCGTCAACGTTGCTTGACTTCTTTATTTCACCTGAAGACTACTATTTACCGTGGGTTTTAGGTTCATTTTTCCGAGTTATTCGTATTTTGGGCGTCTTTTTCTCTATTTTTGCTACGCCTCTTTATGTGGCCATTGTTACTTATCATTATGAGATGCTTCCAAAAGATCTGCTTGGGCCTATTATCTTTTCAAGGACCAACGTTCCTTTTCCACCTGTTATTGAAGTACTTTTTTTAGAAGTCACCATTGAACTGCTTCGAGAAGCCGGAGCCAGACTTCCAACAAAAGTAGGTCAAACGCTAGGAATCGTAGGTGGGATTGTTATTGGGCAAGCAACAGTAGAAGCTGCATTAACGAGCAATATTTTGCTTATTATTGTTTCACTGACAGCTTTGGCTTCTTTTACAACGCCTATTTTTAAAATGTCTAACACCATCCGGTTATTACGTTTTCCGTTTATTTTGTTTGCCACTGCGTTTGGTTTAGTCGGCATCACGTTTGGCTTTTGTTTCTTGCTGGTTCATTTGCTTCGCTTAAAATCTTTGGGTATGCCTTATCTTGTTCCGCTTTTTCCATTTCGCCCAACAGAGTATAGGGATACCTTTCTGCGATTGCCTTATAGTCATACGGCAAAGCGTCCAAGCTACTTGCGTCCTTTAGAGCGCTTTCGCTATAACCCAAATAAAGCGAATAAGGCTAAAAGAAAAAGTAATTTAGATAATGAGTAA
- a CDS encoding alkaline phosphatase: MRKKLAGITLAGAVALASFGLGNSLIQTEAKVEHKPAKKPKNVIMMVMDGTSSNATTLARWYKGQPLHMDQLMAGGVRAYSAESAITDSAPAATALATGNKSNSGYVGVLPSVVNTPGVKSVEKEDQFRPVANVLEGAKLSGRATGIVATSEIQHATPAGFSAHNYNRDDFQTLAEQQVYQNIDVVLGGGKQSLLPGKEEKSRKDAENLVNVLNKRGYDFVENKKELEQSRSKKIWGSFADRDLAYDMDRPQTKAEQPKLSQMTNKAITTLSKDKDGFFLFVEGSKTDWAAHANDPVGMISDVLAFDEAVGKAVEFAKKDGNTMVIAIADHGNSGLSIGNANTTKGYDTTPVSAYIDPLKKAKMTLEGATSKLKEDLSNKEEVAALYGLSNLTSEEKAQLTKAKDKKEISATLSKLLASRANLGFTTGGHTGEDVFLYSYGVNRPTGHFDNTDIAKHMAKSMNINLNELTNELFIEANKAFKGSNVGVDLKDKNNPVLVVTNNKRTVRFPVNKNIAIVNGKEIQMESVVVQDKKNRFFVPKQAQQIVKNEK, translated from the coding sequence ATGAGAAAAAAATTAGCAGGTATTACACTGGCAGGAGCGGTAGCATTGGCTTCGTTTGGTTTAGGGAATTCACTTATTCAAACCGAAGCAAAAGTGGAGCATAAACCAGCTAAGAAGCCCAAAAATGTCATCATGATGGTAATGGACGGGACGAGCTCAAATGCTACTACACTTGCAAGATGGTACAAGGGTCAACCGTTACATATGGATCAGCTGATGGCAGGAGGAGTACGTGCGTATTCGGCAGAATCTGCTATTACAGATTCCGCTCCGGCAGCTACTGCTTTAGCAACAGGAAATAAATCAAATTCAGGTTATGTAGGTGTGCTGCCTTCGGTAGTGAATACACCTGGGGTTAAATCAGTAGAAAAAGAGGATCAATTTCGTCCGGTAGCAAACGTTCTAGAAGGAGCAAAGCTTTCAGGGCGCGCGACAGGAATTGTGGCTACTTCTGAAATCCAGCACGCTACACCAGCTGGTTTTTCAGCTCACAACTATAACCGTGATGATTTTCAAACGCTAGCCGAGCAGCAAGTGTATCAAAATATTGATGTAGTACTTGGAGGAGGTAAGCAATCTCTTCTTCCAGGAAAAGAAGAAAAAAGCCGGAAAGACGCTGAAAACTTAGTTAACGTATTGAACAAAAGAGGATATGACTTTGTAGAAAATAAAAAGGAATTAGAGCAGTCACGCTCTAAAAAAATCTGGGGGAGCTTCGCCGATCGAGACTTAGCGTATGATATGGACCGACCACAGACAAAAGCAGAACAGCCAAAGTTATCTCAAATGACAAATAAAGCAATAACAACACTATCCAAAGATAAAGACGGTTTTTTCTTATTTGTTGAAGGAAGCAAAACGGATTGGGCAGCTCATGCGAATGATCCAGTAGGAATGATTAGCGATGTATTAGCGTTTGATGAAGCAGTGGGCAAAGCAGTAGAGTTCGCTAAAAAAGATGGAAATACGATGGTTATTGCGATTGCCGATCACGGAAACAGCGGTCTTTCAATCGGTAATGCAAATACAACAAAAGGATACGATACCACACCTGTTTCTGCTTATATAGATCCATTAAAAAAAGCAAAAATGACATTAGAAGGTGCTACGTCTAAATTAAAAGAAGATTTATCAAATAAAGAAGAAGTAGCTGCTTTGTACGGTTTATCAAATCTAACTTCAGAGGAAAAAGCGCAGCTGACTAAAGCAAAGGATAAAAAAGAAATCAGTGCTACATTATCGAAGTTATTAGCCAGCCGAGCAAACCTTGGATTCACAACGGGCGGTCATACGGGTGAGGATGTATTTTTATATTCATACGGCGTAAATCGACCAACGGGGCACTTTGATAATACGGACATTGCCAAACATATGGCTAAGTCAATGAACATTAACTTAAACGAATTAACAAACGAGTTATTTATTGAAGCAAATAAAGCTTTTAAAGGCTCAAATGTAGGGGTTGACTTAAAAGACAAAAACAACCCTGTGCTGGTGGTTACAAATAATAAGCGAACGGTACGTTTCCCAGTAAATAAAAATATTGCTATTGTAAATGGAAAAGAAATTCAAATGGAGAGCGTGGTGGTACAGGATAAAAAGAATCGCTTCTTCGTACCGAAACAAGCACAGCAAATTGTGAAAAATGAAAAGTAA
- a CDS encoding MarR family winged helix-turn-helix transcriptional regulator: protein MKKREELVQEMETLFRFVFRQLRQEINEVYNSELSTNEFMVLRMLVDSGRQRSTDLSKYLQVSASHITAVTDLLLSKGYIARKRSENDRRIIDIELTKEGQDIFNTIQEKKRAYFLERFEHFTDKEIETVNKLFHKIKGDQK, encoded by the coding sequence GTGAAAAAAAGAGAAGAGCTCGTTCAAGAAATGGAAACGCTGTTTCGCTTTGTGTTCAGACAGCTTCGCCAAGAAATTAATGAAGTATACAATTCAGAGCTATCAACAAATGAATTTATGGTGCTTCGTATGCTGGTTGATTCCGGCAGGCAGCGATCAACTGATTTATCAAAGTATCTTCAAGTGTCAGCAAGCCACATTACGGCAGTAACCGACTTGCTGTTGTCAAAAGGCTACATTGCACGGAAACGGTCTGAAAACGATCGGCGTATTATTGATATTGAACTGACAAAGGAAGGACAAGATATTTTTAATACAATTCAAGAAAAAAAACGAGCGTATTTTCTTGAGCGTTTTGAGCACTTTACAGATAAAGAAATTGAAACGGTGAATAAACTTTTCCACAAAATTAAAGGTGATCAAAAATAA
- the msrA gene encoding peptide-methionine (S)-S-oxide reductase MsrA, producing the protein MTEQYEVATFAGGCFWCMVKPFDEQPGIIKVVSGYTGGHKENPTYKEVCSETTGHYESVQITFDPEVFPYEKLLELYWPQIDPTDAGGQFADRGDSYRTAIFYHNEHQKKLAEESKQQLEASGRFSEPIATQILPAKPFYEAEEYHQGYYKKNKFRYAMYRRGSGRDRFIKENWKDFGRDEQLKTTLTPIQYEVTQNDATEPPFRNEFWDHTEDGIYVDIVSGEPLFSSTDKYDAGCGWPSFTKAINKDEVKENMDVSHNMVRTEVRSKTANSHLGHLFDDGPQDAGGLRYCINSAALRFVPKEDLEKEGYGEYAVLFNK; encoded by the coding sequence TTGACAGAACAATATGAAGTAGCAACTTTTGCCGGCGGCTGTTTTTGGTGTATGGTGAAGCCATTTGATGAACAGCCAGGCATTATAAAAGTTGTATCTGGCTATACAGGCGGTCACAAAGAGAACCCGACGTATAAAGAAGTATGCTCAGAAACAACGGGCCACTATGAATCGGTCCAAATTACATTTGATCCAGAAGTTTTTCCATATGAAAAGCTTTTAGAACTATACTGGCCTCAAATTGATCCAACGGATGCAGGTGGACAATTTGCCGATCGAGGCGATTCATATCGAACCGCTATCTTTTATCACAATGAACATCAAAAGAAACTAGCTGAAGAATCCAAACAACAATTAGAAGCAAGCGGTCGTTTTTCTGAGCCAATTGCTACACAAATTCTACCGGCAAAACCGTTTTATGAAGCGGAAGAATACCATCAAGGTTACTATAAGAAAAATAAATTCCGCTATGCCATGTATCGACGCGGGTCTGGACGTGATCGTTTTATTAAAGAAAACTGGAAAGACTTTGGACGCGACGAACAGCTGAAAACGACATTGACGCCTATTCAATATGAAGTCACTCAAAATGACGCAACGGAACCTCCGTTTCGTAATGAATTTTGGGATCATACAGAAGATGGGATTTATGTAGATATTGTATCAGGAGAGCCATTGTTTAGTTCAACTGATAAATATGATGCCGGATGCGGATGGCCATCTTTCACAAAAGCGATTAATAAAGATGAAGTAAAAGAAAATATGGACGTTAGTCATAATATGGTTCGTACAGAAGTACGAAGCAAAACGGCTAACTCTCATTTAGGTCATTTATTTGATGATGGTCCGCAAGATGCAGGTGGCTTGCGTTACTGTATCAACTCAGCAGCTCTTCGCTTTGTTCCGAAGGAAGATTTAGAAAAAGAAGGATACGGGGAATACGCTGTTTTATTTAATAAATAA
- a CDS encoding GerAB/ArcD/ProY family transporter codes for MHNTIKEENQVSPSFLFFLVHSTQIGVGILGFQRYVIKGAGYEAWISIILAAISVCVLLAMIFNILTRENSDIIDIHRLYFGKYLGGTLTLAASAYYFIFALTIYRTYVEILQIWMFPQLETWIVSLVYLPIIYYTVSGGFRVITGIAFFGVMLPLPLVFALIYPLKYGHINNLFPLFDHTIWEFLISTKMMTFDNLGFESVLFFYPFIKNGATSQKWGQLGVLFSTFLYLCTALVSFAYFSQGQLAHTIWPTLTMAKIIEIPFLQRFEYILIALWLLVVLPTIAVSVWCTIRGFSKTFNKPPTIFLILVLIALLGFSIFFDDRETIDQLNTRLSMTGFYFIYGYIPFLFLYSLIRSKIKKKKTQKEEREPTLS; via the coding sequence ATGCACAATACAATTAAAGAAGAAAATCAAGTTTCCCCTTCTTTTCTTTTTTTCTTAGTTCACTCTACTCAGATTGGCGTTGGAATACTAGGATTTCAACGTTATGTTATTAAAGGTGCCGGATATGAAGCGTGGATATCTATCATCCTTGCTGCGATCAGCGTCTGTGTTTTATTAGCGATGATTTTTAATATCTTAACCCGCGAAAACAGCGATATTATTGATATTCACCGGTTATATTTCGGGAAATACCTTGGAGGAACTTTAACTCTTGCGGCATCGGCTTATTATTTTATCTTTGCCTTAACAATTTACCGAACGTACGTAGAGATTTTACAAATCTGGATGTTTCCACAGCTGGAAACATGGATTGTATCACTTGTTTACTTGCCCATTATTTACTATACAGTTTCTGGTGGGTTTCGTGTGATCACTGGAATTGCTTTTTTTGGGGTTATGCTTCCCTTACCTCTCGTATTTGCATTGATTTATCCATTAAAATATGGACACATTAATAATTTATTTCCTTTGTTTGATCACACAATATGGGAATTTTTAATTTCAACTAAGATGATGACCTTTGATAATTTAGGATTTGAATCCGTGCTTTTTTTCTATCCTTTTATAAAAAATGGCGCTACTAGTCAGAAGTGGGGGCAACTTGGCGTTTTGTTCAGCACTTTTTTATATTTGTGCACAGCATTAGTGTCATTTGCTTACTTTAGTCAAGGACAGTTAGCTCATACCATATGGCCAACTTTAACAATGGCCAAAATTATTGAAATTCCATTTTTACAGCGTTTTGAATATATTTTAATTGCTCTGTGGCTTTTAGTTGTTCTTCCTACTATTGCTGTCAGCGTATGGTGTACAATTCGTGGATTTAGTAAAACATTTAATAAGCCACCTACGATTTTTCTCATATTAGTTCTTATTGCCCTTCTTGGTTTTTCTATTTTCTTTGATGATAGAGAAACCATCGATCAGCTTAATACACGTTTATCCATGACCGGCTTTTACTTTATTTATGGCTACATTCCTTTCCTTTTTCTCTATAGTCTAATTCGATCAAAAATAAAAAAAAAGAAAACACAAAAAGAAGAGCGTGAGCCAACTTTAAGTTGA